A DNA window from Pseudomonas sp. B21-056 contains the following coding sequences:
- a CDS encoding substrate-binding periplasmic protein produces MLKRLVLAFAGATLLLAGTARSADTSLVLLTENFPPYNMARNGKNFAQGENIHGIAVDIVREIFKRADITYSLTLRFPWERIYKLALENPGYGVFVMARLPEREKLFKWVGPIGPDDWIMLARADSQIALDSLEQARKYKIGAYKGDAIAETLGKQGLNPVVVLRDQDNARKLVNGQIDLWATGDPAGRYLARQEGISDLKTVLRFNSAELYLALNKDVPDEVVARLQKALDELRKEGAVDAIMARYL; encoded by the coding sequence ATGCTCAAACGCCTCGTTCTTGCCTTCGCCGGCGCCACGTTGCTGCTCGCAGGCACTGCCCGCTCCGCTGATACGTCACTGGTGCTGCTGACGGAAAACTTCCCGCCGTACAACATGGCCAGGAACGGCAAGAACTTCGCCCAGGGCGAAAATATCCATGGCATTGCCGTGGACATCGTCCGCGAGATCTTCAAGCGCGCTGATATCACCTACAGCCTGACGCTGCGTTTTCCCTGGGAGCGCATCTACAAGCTCGCCCTGGAAAATCCCGGCTACGGTGTGTTTGTCATGGCGCGGTTGCCGGAGCGTGAAAAGCTTTTCAAATGGGTCGGCCCTATCGGCCCGGACGACTGGATCATGCTTGCCAGGGCGGACAGCCAGATTGCCCTCGACTCGTTGGAACAGGCGCGCAAATATAAAATTGGCGCCTACAAGGGCGACGCCATTGCCGAAACACTGGGCAAGCAAGGATTGAATCCCGTTGTCGTGCTGCGCGATCAGGACAACGCGAGGAAACTGGTCAACGGTCAAATCGACCTGTGGGCCACCGGAGACCCGGCCGGCCGCTACCTGGCCCGTCAGGAAGGCATAAGCGATCTCAAGACCGTACTGCGATTCAACAGTGCCGAGTTGTACCTGGCGTTGAACAAGGATGTGCCTGACGAGGTGGTCGCCCGGCTGCAAAAAGCCCTGGATGAACTGCGCAAGGAAGGTGCGGTGGACGCGATCATGGCGCGGTATCTCTGA
- the hisF gene encoding imidazole glycerol phosphate synthase subunit HisF — MALAKRIIPCLDVDNGRVVKGVKFENIRDAGDPVEIARRYDEQGADEITFLDITASVDGRDTTLHTVERMASQVFIPLTVGGGVRTVQDIRNLLNAGADKVSINTAAVFNPEFVGEAAERFGSQCIVVAIDAKKVSGPGEAPRWEIFTHGGRKPTGLDAVEWAKKMEGLGAGEILLTSMDQDGMKNGFDLGVTRAISDALGIPVIASGGVGNLQHLADGILEGHASAVLAASIFHFGEYTVPEAKAYMAQRGICIR, encoded by the coding sequence ATGGCGCTGGCCAAACGCATCATCCCTTGCCTGGACGTGGACAACGGCCGGGTGGTCAAGGGCGTCAAGTTCGAGAACATCCGTGACGCCGGCGACCCGGTGGAAATTGCCCGTCGCTACGACGAGCAGGGCGCGGACGAGATCACCTTCCTGGACATCACGGCCAGTGTCGATGGTCGCGATACCACGTTGCACACCGTCGAGCGCATGGCCAGCCAGGTGTTCATCCCGCTGACCGTGGGCGGTGGCGTGCGCACCGTGCAGGACATCCGCAACCTGCTCAACGCCGGTGCAGACAAGGTGTCCATCAACACCGCGGCCGTCTTCAACCCGGAGTTCGTCGGCGAGGCCGCCGAGCGTTTCGGCTCGCAATGCATTGTCGTAGCGATCGATGCGAAGAAGGTTTCCGGCCCGGGCGAAGCCCCACGCTGGGAAATCTTCACCCACGGCGGCCGCAAGCCCACCGGCCTCGACGCCGTTGAATGGGCGAAAAAGATGGAAGGCCTGGGTGCCGGTGAGATCCTGCTGACCAGCATGGACCAGGACGGTATGAAGAACGGTTTCGACCTGGGCGTCACCCGCGCCATCAGCGATGCCCTGGGTATCCCGGTCATCGCCTCCGGTGGTGTCGGCAACCTGCAACACCTGGCCGACGGCATTCTCGAAGGCCACGCCAGCGCAGTGCTGGCGGCGAGCATCTTTCACTTTGGCGAATACACCGTGCCGGAAGCCAAGGCCTACATGGCACAGCGCGGTATTTGCATTCGCTGA
- a CDS encoding OFA family MFS transporter yields the protein MSTSITADGIADQPAFLSKERIIAKSGFNRWLVPPAALAIHLCIGMAYGFSVFWLPLSKALGITKPVACAPDMSFISQVFSSQCDWPISMLGWIYTLFFIFLGCSAAIWGGWLEHAGPRKAGVVSALCWCGGLLISALGVYTHQIWLMWVGSGVIGGIGLGLGYISPVSTLIKWFPDKRGMATGMAIMGFGGGAMVGAPLAAALMNHFASPTSVGVWQSFLVMAAIYFVFMIGGALSYRVPPTGWKPEGWTPAPKKAANAMITNRHVHVNVAWKTPQFVLVWLVLCLNVSAGIGIIGMASPLLQEVFGGKLLGNDLPFGQLDATQLGQIAAIAAGFTGLLSLFNIGGRFFWASFSDYLGRKNTYFVFFALGVVLYSLIPNLGHLGSIALFVAAFCIILSMYGGGFATVPAYLADLFGTQMVGAIHGRLLTAWAAAGVLGPVLVNYLREYQLSIGVERAAAYDITLYILAGLLVLGFLCNLMVRPVADKYFMTDAELAAEQALGHDKGADSSTSLEWKAAPGTKPLAVAAWLVVGIPLAWGVWVTLQKTAVLFH from the coding sequence ATGAGCACGAGCATCACGGCGGACGGCATAGCCGACCAGCCTGCGTTCCTCTCTAAGGAACGCATCATCGCCAAGTCCGGTTTCAACCGCTGGCTGGTTCCACCGGCCGCGCTGGCCATTCACCTCTGCATCGGCATGGCCTATGGCTTCTCGGTGTTCTGGTTGCCACTGTCCAAGGCCTTGGGTATCACCAAGCCGGTGGCCTGCGCACCGGACATGAGCTTCATCTCGCAAGTCTTTTCGTCCCAGTGCGACTGGCCGATCTCGATGCTCGGCTGGATCTACACCCTGTTCTTCATTTTCCTGGGTTGCTCGGCAGCCATCTGGGGTGGCTGGCTGGAACACGCCGGGCCACGCAAGGCCGGCGTTGTATCGGCCCTGTGCTGGTGCGGCGGCTTGCTGATATCCGCACTGGGGGTCTATACCCACCAGATCTGGCTGATGTGGGTCGGCTCCGGCGTGATCGGCGGTATCGGTCTGGGCCTGGGCTACATCTCCCCTGTGTCCACCCTGATCAAGTGGTTCCCGGACAAACGCGGCATGGCGACGGGCATGGCGATCATGGGCTTCGGCGGTGGTGCGATGGTCGGTGCTCCGCTGGCTGCTGCGCTGATGAACCATTTTGCCTCGCCAACCAGCGTGGGCGTGTGGCAAAGCTTCCTGGTCATGGCCGCTATCTACTTCGTATTCATGATCGGTGGTGCCTTGTCGTACCGCGTGCCGCCGACCGGCTGGAAGCCTGAAGGCTGGACTCCGGCTCCGAAGAAAGCCGCGAACGCAATGATCACCAATCGCCACGTCCACGTGAACGTCGCCTGGAAAACCCCGCAGTTCGTTCTGGTGTGGCTGGTGCTGTGCCTGAACGTGTCCGCTGGTATCGGCATCATCGGCATGGCTTCGCCACTGTTGCAGGAAGTGTTCGGTGGCAAGCTGCTCGGCAACGACCTGCCTTTCGGCCAGTTGGACGCTACCCAACTGGGCCAGATCGCGGCCATCGCGGCCGGCTTCACTGGTCTGTTGAGCCTGTTCAACATCGGTGGGCGGTTCTTCTGGGCATCCTTCTCGGATTACCTGGGTCGCAAAAACACCTACTTCGTGTTCTTCGCCCTGGGTGTTGTCCTGTACTCGCTGATCCCGAACCTCGGTCACCTGGGCAGCATCGCGCTGTTCGTGGCGGCGTTCTGCATCATCCTGTCGATGTACGGTGGCGGTTTTGCCACCGTGCCGGCCTACCTGGCGGACCTGTTCGGTACGCAAATGGTTGGCGCGATCCATGGTCGCCTGTTGACCGCCTGGGCTGCGGCCGGCGTGCTGGGTCCGGTACTGGTGAACTACCTGCGTGAATATCAGCTGAGCATTGGCGTTGAACGTGCCGCGGCCTATGACATCACCCTGTACATCCTCGCCGGCCTGCTGGTGTTGGGTTTCCTGTGCAACCTGATGGTCCGCCCGGTCGCCGACAAGTACTTCATGACCGACGCCGAACTGGCCGCCGAGCAGGCGCTGGGCCATGACAAGGGTGCCGACAGCAGCACGTCCCTGGAATGGAAAGCCGCACCGGGCACCAAGCCCCTGGCGGTCGCCGCCTGGCTGGTGGTGGGCATTCCGTTGGCGTGGGGTGTGTGGGTGACCCTGCAGAAGACGGCGGTGTTGTTCCACTAA
- a CDS encoding DUF2164 domain-containing protein, with amino-acid sequence MARKKPPILTLTPEQESEANRKIQRFMEDRFELDLGSFEAAEILDLFTREIAPHYYNRAIFDVQAHLKERFESIESDLWALEKN; translated from the coding sequence ATGGCACGCAAGAAACCGCCAATCCTCACCCTCACGCCCGAGCAGGAGAGCGAGGCGAACCGCAAGATCCAGCGGTTCATGGAGGATCGCTTCGAACTGGACCTGGGTTCGTTCGAGGCGGCGGAAATTCTTGACCTGTTTACCCGCGAAATTGCTCCGCACTATTACAACAGGGCGATTTTCGACGTGCAGGCGCACCTTAAGGAAAGGTTCGAAAGCATCGAAAGCGACCTGTGGGCGCTCGAGAAAAACTGA
- the hisH gene encoding imidazole glycerol phosphate synthase subunit HisH, with protein sequence MQTVAVIDYGMGNLHSVAKALEHVGAGKVLITSDAAVIREADRVVFPGVGAIRDCMAEIRRLGFDSLVLEVSQDRPFLGICVGMQALLERSEENTGVDCIGMFPGQVKFFGKDLREDAEHLKVPHMGWNEVKQAVDHPLWHNIPDLARFYFVHSYYIAAGNARQVVGSGHYGVDFAAALADGSRFAVQFHPEKSHTHGLQLLQNFAAWDGRW encoded by the coding sequence ATGCAGACAGTCGCGGTTATCGACTACGGTATGGGCAACCTGCACTCGGTGGCCAAGGCCCTCGAGCACGTGGGGGCCGGCAAGGTGTTGATCACCAGCGATGCCGCCGTGATTCGCGAAGCCGACCGGGTGGTATTCCCTGGTGTGGGTGCGATTCGCGATTGCATGGCCGAGATCCGCCGCCTGGGCTTCGACTCGCTGGTCCTCGAAGTCAGCCAGGATCGGCCGTTCCTTGGTATTTGCGTGGGCATGCAGGCGTTACTCGAGCGCAGCGAAGAGAACACCGGTGTCGATTGCATCGGTATGTTCCCGGGCCAGGTGAAATTTTTCGGCAAGGACCTGCGAGAAGACGCCGAACACCTGAAAGTCCCGCACATGGGCTGGAACGAAGTGAAACAGGCGGTGGACCACCCGCTGTGGCACAACATCCCGGACCTGGCGCGCTTCTACTTCGTGCACAGCTACTACATCGCGGCCGGCAATGCGCGGCAGGTGGTGGGCAGCGGTCACTATGGCGTCGACTTTGCCGCGGCCCTGGCCGACGGGTCGCGATTCGCCGTGCAGTTCCACCCGGAGAAGAGCCACACCCATGGCCTGCAGTTGCTGCAGAATTTCGCCGCGTGGGACGGCCGCTGGTAA
- the hisB gene encoding imidazoleglycerol-phosphate dehydratase HisB: MAERKASVERDTLETQIKASINLDGTGKARFDIGVPFLEHMLDQIARHGLIDLDIVSKGDLHIDDHHTVEDVGITLGQAFTQAIGDKKGIRRYGHAYVPLDEALSRVVIDFSGRPGLQMHVPYTRATVGGFDVDLFQEFFQGFVNHANVTLHIDNLRGHNTHHQIETVFKAFGRALRMAVELDDRMAGQMPSTKGVL; encoded by the coding sequence ATGGCCGAACGTAAGGCGTCTGTCGAGCGCGACACTCTGGAAACCCAGATCAAAGCCTCGATCAACCTGGATGGCACCGGAAAGGCCCGGTTTGATATCGGCGTGCCTTTTCTTGAGCACATGCTGGACCAGATCGCCCGTCACGGGCTGATCGACCTGGACATCGTCAGCAAGGGCGACCTGCATATCGACGACCACCACACGGTGGAAGACGTCGGTATCACCCTGGGACAGGCCTTCACCCAGGCCATCGGCGACAAGAAAGGCATCCGTCGCTACGGCCACGCCTATGTGCCGCTCGATGAAGCGCTGTCGCGGGTGGTCATCGATTTCTCCGGTCGCCCGGGCCTGCAAATGCACGTGCCGTACACCCGCGCCACCGTCGGCGGCTTCGACGTCGACCTGTTCCAGGAGTTCTTCCAGGGCTTCGTCAACCACGCCAATGTGACCCTGCACATCGACAACCTGCGTGGGCATAACACCCACCACCAGATCGAAACCGTGTTCAAGGCTTTTGGCCGCGCCCTGCGCATGGCCGTGGAGCTCGATGACCGCATGGCCGGGCAGATGCCTTCCACCAAGGGCGTCCTGTAA
- the panM gene encoding aspartate 1-decarboxylase autocleavage activator PanM, protein MPIVVEHLNEASGQDRQDLHKIYLDAPPWLLEPFSDATQLIQDYLQDGSLIAARFNDRLLGAARLQRHQNVWYLSQMCVRSVTRRRGVAERLVCEAQRMARQDGAELRLLAPAGHLMAQALAAKLKLALDER, encoded by the coding sequence ATGCCCATTGTTGTCGAGCACCTGAACGAGGCCTCCGGCCAGGATCGGCAGGACCTGCACAAAATCTACCTGGACGCCCCACCCTGGCTGCTCGAACCGTTCAGCGATGCCACGCAGTTGATACAGGATTACCTGCAGGATGGCTCATTGATTGCGGCCCGCTTCAATGATCGACTACTCGGCGCCGCACGCCTGCAACGGCACCAGAACGTCTGGTACTTGTCCCAGATGTGCGTGCGAAGCGTTACCCGCCGCCGTGGGGTAGCCGAGCGATTGGTCTGCGAAGCGCAACGAATGGCCCGGCAAGACGGCGCCGAACTGCGGTTGCTGGCCCCTGCCGGGCACTTGATGGCCCAGGCCCTGGCCGCCAAATTGAAGCTGGCGCTGGACGAACGTTGA
- the hisA gene encoding 1-(5-phosphoribosyl)-5-[(5-phosphoribosylamino)methylideneamino]imidazole-4-carboxamide isomerase has product MLIIPAIDLKDGACVRLRQGRMEDSTVFSDDPVSMAAKWVEGGCRRLHLVDLNGAFEGQPVNGEVVTAIAKRYPNLPIQIGGGIRSLETIEHYVRAGVSYVIIGTKAVKEPAFVAEACRAFPGKVIVGLDAKDGFVATDGWAEVSTVQVIDLAKRFEADGVSAIVYTDIAKDGMMQGCNVPFTAALAAATKIPVIASGGIHNLGDIKTLLDAKAPGIIGAITGRAIYEGTLDVAEAQAFCDSYTG; this is encoded by the coding sequence ATGCTGATTATCCCCGCTATCGATCTCAAGGACGGCGCTTGCGTGCGTCTGCGTCAGGGCCGGATGGAAGATTCCACGGTATTTTCCGATGACCCGGTGAGCATGGCCGCCAAGTGGGTGGAAGGTGGCTGCCGTCGCCTGCATCTGGTTGACCTGAACGGCGCCTTCGAAGGGCAGCCGGTGAACGGTGAAGTGGTCACGGCCATCGCCAAACGTTACCCGAACCTGCCGATCCAGATCGGCGGCGGCATTCGCTCGCTGGAAACCATCGAGCACTACGTCAGGGCCGGCGTCAGCTATGTGATCATCGGCACCAAGGCGGTCAAGGAGCCTGCGTTCGTCGCCGAAGCCTGCCGCGCCTTCCCGGGCAAGGTCATCGTCGGCCTGGACGCCAAGGACGGTTTCGTCGCCACTGACGGCTGGGCCGAAGTCAGCACCGTGCAGGTGATCGACCTGGCCAAGCGCTTCGAGGCTGACGGCGTGTCTGCCATCGTCTACACCGACATCGCCAAAGACGGCATGATGCAGGGCTGCAACGTCCCGTTCACCGCCGCCCTGGCTGCCGCCACGAAGATCCCGGTCATCGCCTCCGGCGGTATCCACAACCTGGGCGACATCAAGACGCTGCTCGACGCCAAGGCGCCCGGCATTATCGGTGCGATCACCGGTCGCGCGATTTATGAAGGCACCCTGGACGTCGCTGAGGCCCAGGCCTTCTGCGATTCCTACACAGGCTGA